In a single window of the Methanobacterium alcaliphilum genome:
- a CDS encoding LPO_1073/Vpar_1526 family protein: protein MIDDPLTIGVLGGIASGVGQEIFKKSCNYAEKWINKYYKNHQPQVQEQAKINTLDFLVELGNRLQNLEKQFEEKFETLDAVQKTLNNPDFAIILQNAILTAARTSSYEKHKLLAQVISFRIQQESETFKSITCNMAVNALPNLSTKHLKILSVMAFLMYISKTIEIPEIPPEEASTWWNEYLIKNLSPLLPINSWNKMDFYHLNSASCIILTEGNLISPTTGYVDYLGRKKNLRIWKSNDFSSSEIGKRIKDLSNEFHGSKLTSIGLLIGICAYGSFTDNDTNCDISKIIEM, encoded by the coding sequence ATGATTGATGATCCGCTGACAATAGGGGTTTTAGGAGGGATTGCTTCAGGAGTTGGGCAAGAAATTTTTAAAAAATCTTGTAACTATGCAGAGAAATGGATCAATAAATATTATAAAAATCATCAGCCACAAGTACAAGAACAAGCGAAGATAAATACTCTTGATTTTCTTGTTGAATTAGGAAATCGCCTCCAGAACCTTGAAAAACAATTTGAAGAAAAATTTGAAACTTTGGATGCAGTCCAAAAAACTTTGAATAATCCTGATTTTGCTATTATTCTCCAAAATGCAATATTAACTGCTGCTAGAACTTCTTCTTATGAAAAACATAAATTATTGGCTCAAGTGATTTCTTTTAGAATACAGCAAGAATCAGAAACATTCAAGTCAATCACGTGTAATATGGCTGTAAACGCGCTCCCTAATCTTTCGACAAAACATCTTAAAATATTATCTGTTATGGCTTTTTTAATGTATATATCAAAAACTATAGAAATACCTGAAATCCCACCTGAGGAAGCAAGCACCTGGTGGAATGAATATCTAATAAAAAACCTTTCTCCATTATTGCCTATAAATTCTTGGAATAAAATGGATTTTTACCATCTTAATTCGGCATCCTGTATAATTTTAACTGAGGGTAATTTAATTTCTCCAACTACGGGATATGTTGATTATTTAGGAAGAAAGAAAAATTTGAGAATATGGAAATCTAATGACTTTTCTTCTTCAGAAATTGGAAAAAGAATTAAAGATTTATCTAATGAGTTTCATGGATCAAAATTGACATCAATTGGTTTATTAATTGGTATTTGTGCCTATGGATCTTTCACTGACAATGATACAAATTGTGATATTTCTAAAATAATTGAGATGTGA
- a CDS encoding toll/interleukin-1 receptor domain-containing protein gives MAYDVFISYETDSGKDYAEHLKHALEKSKIHKFNVFVAHVNLSSGNDWRKEIDDALEKSVFFIVIITSLTIESDEVKNECKRALELNKRIISLKHSRVSLSEIGKLAKFQQCEFKNDSELVNEAIFAIKNDIKKEKEKIKIKDDPEEFWQRGNLFYNLKQMDKALNAYNKAIKLKPDHVGALVNKGLVLLNLSKPLAALKCFNMAMDVSPTADVYSNKGLALTLLNESDAAIVCYNEALK, from the coding sequence ATGGCATATGATGTTTTTATAAGCTATGAAACTGATTCAGGGAAAGACTATGCAGAACATTTAAAACATGCCTTAGAAAAATCAAAAATTCATAAATTCAATGTGTTTGTAGCTCATGTAAATCTTTCAAGTGGAAATGATTGGAGAAAAGAAATAGATGATGCATTGGAGAAATCTGTTTTTTTTATTGTTATTATAACATCACTAACAATTGAATCAGATGAAGTTAAAAATGAATGTAAAAGAGCTTTAGAACTGAACAAAAGGATTATTTCACTTAAACATTCCAGAGTATCCTTATCTGAAATAGGTAAATTAGCAAAATTTCAACAATGTGAGTTTAAAAATGATTCAGAACTTGTTAATGAAGCCATATTTGCTATAAAGAATGACATAAAAAAAGAAAAGGAAAAAATTAAAATTAAAGATGATCCAGAAGAGTTTTGGCAAAGAGGAAACTTATTTTATAACTTAAAACAAATGGATAAAGCATTAAATGCTTATAATAAAGCAATAAAACTTAAACCAGATCATGTTGGTGCTTTGGTTAACAAAGGCCTTGTACTTTTAAATTTATCTAAACCTCTTGCTGCTTTGAAATGTTTTAATATGGCAATGGACGTAAGTCCTACAGCAGATGTATATAGTAATAAGGGATTAGCTCTTACTTTATTAAATGAGTCAGATGCGGCTATTGTGTGTTATAATGAAGCATTAAAATAA
- a CDS encoding restriction endonuclease subunit S encodes MNVPELRFPEFRGEWDEKKVKDIYSIKNGLNKEKEFFGKGIQILNYMDVNQNVLNDETTIKGLVELNDKEIERYSVKFNDLFFTRTSETSEEIGLTSSYRGMKIKCVFSGFILRARPDKDNINSLFYAYYFRSHSNRQKIIKHSSITTRALISGSNLSQINVGVPSLQEQEKIASFLSNVDEKIEKLERKQELWETYKKGMMQKIFSQELRFKDKNGEEYLDWEEKLLGDIGSTYTGLSGKTKEDFGKGSPFITYKSIFDKNKIDLDRLERVDVKNFEKQNTVKYGDIFFTTSSETPEEAGMASVLLDKIEDCYLNSFCFGFRLNSFDNILPEFMSFYLRSPLIRNEIKKLAQGSTRFNLSKKQMMKLKLKIPSIEEQSKIVNLLSNIDLKLDCMVKNIVNNKEFKKGLLQKMFC; translated from the coding sequence GTGAATGTGCCTGAGTTGAGATTTCCAGAATTTAGAGGGGAATGGGACGAGAAAAAAGTTAAAGACATTTATTCAATTAAAAATGGTTTGAATAAGGAAAAAGAGTTTTTTGGAAAAGGAATTCAAATTTTGAACTATATGGATGTAAATCAAAACGTTTTAAATGATGAAACGACAATCAAGGGGTTAGTGGAGCTAAATGACAAGGAAATAGAGCGTTATAGTGTAAAGTTCAATGACCTATTTTTTACTAGAACTTCCGAAACTTCTGAGGAAATTGGACTTACTAGTTCGTATAGGGGTATGAAAATTAAATGTGTTTTTAGTGGGTTTATACTAAGGGCAAGGCCTGATAAAGATAATATTAATTCTTTATTTTATGCTTATTATTTCAGAAGTCATTCAAATCGACAAAAAATCATCAAACATAGTTCTATCACCACCAGAGCGCTGATTTCTGGTAGTAACTTATCTCAAATAAATGTGGGGGTACCGTCTTTACAAGAACAAGAAAAAATAGCTTCCTTTCTATCAAATGTAGATGAAAAAATAGAAAAACTAGAGAGAAAACAGGAACTTTGGGAAACATATAAAAAAGGAATGATGCAGAAGATTTTCTCTCAAGAATTAAGATTTAAAGATAAAAATGGGGAAGAATATCTTGATTGGGAAGAAAAATTATTGGGAGATATAGGTTCTACTTATACGGGATTGTCTGGAAAAACTAAAGAAGATTTTGGAAAAGGAAGCCCATTTATTACATATAAATCTATTTTTGACAAAAATAAAATTGATTTAGACAGATTAGAACGTGTTGATGTAAAAAACTTTGAAAAACAGAATACTGTGAAATATGGGGATATATTCTTTACAACATCATCTGAAACTCCTGAAGAAGCTGGAATGGCTTCAGTTCTTCTCGATAAAATTGAAGATTGTTATCTAAATAGTTTTTGCTTTGGCTTCAGATTAAATTCTTTTGATAATATTCTTCCAGAATTCATGAGTTTTTACTTAAGAAGTCCTTTAATTCGCAATGAAATTAAAAAATTAGCTCAAGGAAGTACTCGGTTTAATTTATCCAAAAAACAAATGATGAAATTAAAATTAAAAATTCCTTCAATTGAAGAACAGTCAAAAATAGTTAATTTACTTTCAAATATTGATTTAAAGTTAGATTGTATGGTAAAAAATATTGTAAATAATAAAGAGTTCAAAAAAGGATTATTACAAAAGATGTTTTGTTAA
- a CDS encoding nuclease-related domain-containing protein: protein MKNIICKNCGAKYRLGNRDIHEFKCSECGENLKPTPRAKRSYKSKRKLVKNHQYYAERRVINFAIAMLAGVIIALIGLFILFITGEYIALGLVGAGGLLFIKASKKRKIWKKGVRGERKVARYLNTLPQRFFVFNDVTLPNIKGNIDHIVVGPTGVFAIETKNYLGRFQLTGDDLQIIKKGSLRPLHSNPCRQSRYNATRLSKYISAHNISRIRVRPVVTFINKKVDIKRDPLNYDFTYYDTLTDFILNQRATMDYDKVKACASLLMKYAAEYSFFE from the coding sequence ATGAAAAATATAATTTGCAAAAATTGTGGTGCCAAGTACAGGCTTGGAAATAGAGATATTCATGAATTTAAATGTTCAGAATGTGGTGAGAACCTTAAACCTACTCCTCGTGCAAAGAGATCCTACAAATCTAAAAGGAAACTTGTAAAAAACCACCAATACTACGCTGAGAGGAGGGTAATAAATTTTGCCATAGCCATGTTAGCTGGAGTTATAATTGCTTTAATTGGATTATTCATATTATTTATAACCGGGGAATATATTGCGCTGGGATTAGTGGGAGCTGGTGGGTTATTATTTATTAAGGCATCTAAAAAAAGAAAAATCTGGAAGAAAGGGGTGAGGGGCGAAAGAAAAGTGGCAAGATATCTAAACACTCTCCCACAAAGATTCTTTGTTTTTAATGATGTAACATTACCTAATATCAAAGGAAATATTGACCATATAGTTGTGGGACCTACTGGTGTTTTTGCAATAGAGACCAAGAATTATCTGGGTAGGTTCCAACTAACTGGAGATGACTTACAAATTATTAAAAAAGGATCATTAAGGCCATTACATAGTAATCCCTGCAGACAGTCCAGGTATAATGCAACAAGACTATCCAAATATATATCTGCTCATAATATATCACGAATTCGCGTCAGGCCTGTGGTGACTTTCATAAATAAGAAGGTTGATATAAAAAGGGATCCTCTGAACTATGATTTCACTTATTATGATACATTGACTGATTTTATATTAAATCAAAGGGCAACAATGGATTATGATAAAGTAAAGGCATGTGCATCTCTTTTAATGAAATATGCGGCTGAATATTCTTTTTTTGAATAA
- a CDS encoding restriction endonuclease subunit S, protein MKEISLSKAAEISSGLVINRFRRKNESSGLKKLYKYQHVTLKSVENNNIDLNLLETIESEREIDDKYLLKKGDIIIKLSPPYNAAFVNFDLGNIVVPQNFAIIRSMDNFDPEYLSYILNSQNIRNQLQRRVEGGALPIIKLSSLNQVKLKQIDLKIQHKYAKLFSLLSRKKELKKRIIELEAILTENILSNL, encoded by the coding sequence ATGAAAGAGATTAGTTTGTCGAAAGCAGCAGAAATATCTTCGGGGCTCGTGATAAATCGTTTCAGAAGAAAAAATGAGTCATCCGGACTAAAAAAGTTGTACAAATACCAACATGTGACTTTAAAAAGTGTTGAAAACAATAATATTGATTTAAATCTCTTAGAAACGATAGAATCGGAAAGAGAAATCGATGATAAATATCTGCTCAAAAAAGGGGATATAATTATCAAATTGAGTCCCCCATATAATGCAGCATTTGTCAATTTTGACTTAGGAAATATTGTAGTTCCTCAAAATTTTGCAATAATACGAAGCATGGATAACTTCGATCCAGAGTATTTATCGTATATTCTTAATAGTCAAAATATTCGAAATCAACTTCAACGTAGAGTAGAAGGGGGAGCATTGCCTATTATCAAATTGAGCTCTTTGAATCAAGTTAAACTAAAACAGATTGACTTGAAAATACAGCACAAATATGCTAAACTCTTTTCTTTATTATCCAGAAAAAAAGAGCTTAAAAAGAGGATTATTGAATTGGAAGCGATTTTAACTGAAAATATTTTATCAAATCTTTAG
- a CDS encoding tetratricopeptide repeat protein, whose product MSNKGLLFANINRLEEALEFYDKAIEINPNCAVVWSNKGLALSELNEFEKAFESYDKAIQLEPGNAIFWYHKGNLFTEKGSYDESLTCFNKAIKLNPDFERAWLNKGLVFHKSELYSEAIECYNKVITLNSNSYEALTDKGIALIMINQFKKAINVLDKSLNINSTISATWFYRSAAFNEIDNLEESFKSINKTIELNPDFAAAYSYKGSLFIKTRRFEEADKFLIKAIELNPNLASAWFNKACLFAIIQNKELSIENLVKSIELDPKNKENAKKDKDFKNLWDDIDFKKLVE is encoded by the coding sequence TTGTCCAATAAAGGTCTTTTATTTGCTAATATTAATAGACTTGAAGAAGCACTTGAATTTTATGATAAAGCGATAGAAATTAACCCTAATTGTGCTGTAGTATGGTCTAATAAAGGTCTTGCTTTAAGTGAACTTAATGAATTTGAAAAAGCATTTGAATCTTATGATAAAGCTATACAATTAGAACCAGGTAATGCTATATTTTGGTATCACAAAGGCAATCTATTTACTGAAAAAGGAAGTTATGATGAATCTTTAACTTGTTTTAATAAAGCTATTAAACTCAACCCTGACTTTGAAAGAGCATGGTTAAATAAAGGACTAGTATTTCATAAATCAGAACTTTATAGTGAAGCTATTGAATGTTATAACAAAGTTATAACACTAAATTCAAATTCATATGAGGCATTGACTGATAAAGGTATCGCTTTAATTATGATTAATCAGTTTAAAAAAGCCATTAATGTACTTGATAAATCACTGAATATAAATTCAACTATATCTGCAACATGGTTCTATAGAAGTGCTGCTTTTAATGAAATAGATAATTTAGAAGAATCATTTAAATCTATTAATAAAACTATTGAATTAAACCCAGATTTTGCTGCAGCATATTCTTACAAAGGCAGCCTATTTATCAAAACAAGGAGATTTGAAGAGGCAGATAAATTTTTAATTAAGGCAATTGAATTAAATCCAAATTTAGCTAGTGCATGGTTTAATAAGGCTTGTTTATTCGCCATTATACAAAATAAAGAACTTTCTATTGAAAATTTAGTGAAATCAATTGAATTAGATCCTAAAAATAAAGAAAATGCGAAAAAAGACAAAGATTTTAAAAATCTTTGGGATGACATTGATTTCAAAAAACTTGTAGAATAA
- a CDS encoding DUF1802 family protein, producing MKITKCLNEWNATLEALGQGQQSILIRNYKTIVEDFLLFPTVSYLNNENFLESFQDKYKLFVQENAHPQKNDSKTLVKYYAKVEDVLEKPANRIGGLNKYHIWTNEHVRSYLNSSKAYVWLLRVYELKEPVWTERTRGMVFANTTEEISLEGIIPVLSDDEFNQIQSEITK from the coding sequence ATGAAAATAACCAAATGCTTAAATGAATGGAATGCAACCTTAGAAGCTCTAGGCCAAGGCCAGCAATCTATTCTAATAAGAAATTATAAAACCATTGTGGAAGACTTTCTTTTATTTCCCACAGTCAGCTATTTGAATAATGAAAACTTCTTAGAAAGCTTTCAGGATAAATACAAATTATTTGTCCAAGAAAATGCCCATCCTCAAAAGAATGATTCTAAAACACTGGTTAAATACTATGCTAAAGTAGAAGATGTACTAGAAAAACCAGCTAACCGTATAGGTGGATTAAATAAATACCATATATGGACAAATGAACATGTCCGATCATATCTAAATTCCAGCAAAGCATATGTCTGGTTATTAAGAGTTTACGAACTAAAAGAGCCCGTTTGGACTGAAAGAACTAGGGGTATGGTGTTTGCTAATACAACTGAAGAGATTTCACTTGAGGGAATTATCCCCGTATTGAGTGATGATGAATTCAACCAAATTCAAAGTGAAATCACTAAATAA
- a CDS encoding type I restriction-modification system subunit M gives MSDYQNKLESKLWAIADELRGNMDANEFKNYILGFIFYKYLSEKIEIHMNKELEANNLTFTEAYEKEEFKKAIEEEGIENLGYFLEPQCLFQNLVIKAKNGQFLLDTLEKALKKIGDSASGHESEEDFVNLFEDVDLTSSKLGRSTDDKNALISRILLHLSQIDFKLEDHEQDVLGDAYEYLISKFASSAGKKAGEFYTPQQVSKILAKIVTIGKKQLKNVYDPTCGSGSLLLRVSRESKVSDFYGQELNQTTYNLARMNMILHDVKYEDFDIQQGDSLENPRHLGMKFEAIVANPPFSAKWSSDKHFLDDERFSVYGKLAPKSKADFAFVQHMVYHLEENGTMAVVLPHGVLFRGAAEGVIRKYLIAEKNYLDAVIGLPANIFYGTSIPTTILVFKKCREDDADVFFIDASKYFEKVKNQNKLRTEDIDRIIDSYQKRENMDKFAHAATLEEIKDNDYNLNIPRYVDTFEEEEPVDLDALVLELEKIEDEIIEVDAEIEKYCNELGIKAPIFRR, from the coding sequence ATGTCGGATTATCAAAACAAACTGGAAAGTAAATTATGGGCCATAGCAGATGAACTTAGAGGAAATATGGATGCCAACGAGTTTAAAAACTATATATTGGGATTCATTTTCTACAAATACCTCTCGGAAAAGATAGAAATTCATATGAATAAAGAATTAGAAGCAAATAACTTAACTTTTACAGAAGCATATGAAAAAGAAGAATTTAAAAAAGCCATTGAAGAAGAAGGTATAGAAAATTTAGGATATTTCTTAGAACCACAGTGTCTTTTCCAAAATTTAGTAATCAAAGCAAAGAATGGTCAATTTTTATTAGATACCCTAGAAAAAGCATTGAAAAAGATAGGTGACTCTGCTTCAGGCCACGAAAGTGAAGAAGACTTTGTAAACCTATTCGAAGATGTAGATTTAACATCATCCAAGCTAGGGAGAAGTACTGATGATAAAAACGCATTAATATCCAGAATATTACTTCATTTATCACAAATCGATTTTAAACTGGAAGATCATGAACAAGACGTATTAGGGGATGCATATGAATATTTAATAAGTAAATTTGCCTCCAGTGCGGGTAAGAAAGCAGGGGAATTTTATACTCCACAACAAGTCTCTAAAATATTAGCTAAGATAGTTACTATTGGCAAAAAGCAGCTTAAAAACGTTTATGACCCTACTTGTGGTTCTGGATCATTACTATTACGTGTGTCCCGTGAATCAAAAGTGTCAGACTTTTATGGACAAGAATTGAATCAAACGACTTACAACTTGGCCCGGATGAATATGATTCTCCACGATGTAAAATATGAAGATTTTGATATACAACAAGGAGACTCTTTAGAAAATCCAAGGCATTTAGGAATGAAATTTGAGGCCATAGTGGCCAATCCGCCTTTTTCAGCAAAATGGTCATCAGACAAACATTTTTTAGATGACGAACGATTCAGTGTTTACGGAAAGCTAGCCCCTAAATCCAAAGCAGACTTTGCCTTTGTCCAACACATGGTCTATCATCTGGAAGAAAATGGAACTATGGCAGTCGTTTTACCACATGGAGTACTTTTTAGAGGAGCCGCTGAAGGTGTAATTAGAAAGTATTTGATTGCTGAGAAGAATTATCTGGATGCAGTGATTGGATTACCTGCCAATATATTTTATGGGACAAGTATTCCGACTACTATTTTAGTATTTAAGAAGTGCAGGGAAGATGATGCTGATGTATTCTTTATTGATGCATCTAAATACTTTGAAAAGGTTAAAAACCAGAATAAATTACGAACTGAGGATATTGATCGGATTATAGATTCCTACCAAAAAAGGGAGAATATGGATAAATTTGCCCATGCAGCCACCCTGGAAGAAATTAAGGACAATGATTATAATTTGAATATTCCTCGCTATGTGGATACTTTTGAAGAAGAAGAACCAGTTGATTTGGATGCACTAGTTCTTGAGTTGGAAAAGATTGAGGATGAAATCATAGAAGTCGATGCTGAGATTGAAAAATATTGCAATGAACTGGGCATTAAGGCCCCTATATTCCGGAGATGA
- a CDS encoding type I restriction endonuclease subunit R, with protein sequence MATQSEAALEKSLINKLVEGGYQRVKITDEDSLKTNFKTQLEKFNKVELEDAEFNQILTFLEGGTVYDKAKKLRDRYPLQREDGTCYIKFLNKRDWCKNLFQVTNQITLEGKYKNRYDVTILINGLPLVQIELKKRGIELKKAFNQINRYQYHSFSGLFNYVQIFVISNGVNTKYYANNKNLSFKYTFYWKDKDNKNISNLEEFAECFLERCHLSKMITKYIVLNETEKALMVLRAYQYYAVEAILDKALNTTHNGYVWHTTGSGKTLTSFKVSKILAENPKIDKIIFVVDRKDLDYQTTKEFNSFSEDSVDGTDHTKALVKQLAGTEKLIITTIQKLTRAVERHEKRLDGVKNKNIILMFDECHRSQFGEMHKKITEFFTNLQYFGFTGTPIFAVNANKNRTTHDIFGEQLHNYVIKDAINDQNVLGFHVEYFSTMKTKAILDIDVEDINRKEAMEADERLEKIVDFIIVNHKRKTFNKEFNAIFAVSSVKVLKKYYDLFKSKEHDLKIATIFSYDDNEEIKDEKHSREKLDDYIGDYNELFGTNFSTDTFDQYYVDVAKRSKDKQIDILLVVNMFLTGFDNKFLNTLYVDKNLKYHNLIQAFSRTNRLLNEKKMQGNIFCFRNLKKFTDDAIQLYSDKDASEVILMKPYEEYVKDFNEVLIELIKLTPDIYDVDDLPSEIEKKEFVRIFRELLRIITRLYIFTEFDFNDLDIEEQTFEDYKSKYLDLYEEVKSYNKTEKDSILDDIDFEIELIRRDDINVAYIITLLKELDYNSTSFDKDKKFILDAMEGSHELRSKLELIERFINDNIPEIGDKEEIESEFETFVEKERNNAVSELIDDEKLQKMVAKGIIAEYEFSGKIRNDLIKESFTEELGLLERRSKVQKIRDRIIDLVDKFSW encoded by the coding sequence ATGGCCACACAGAGTGAAGCAGCACTGGAAAAAAGTTTAATCAATAAACTCGTTGAAGGTGGATATCAAAGAGTAAAGATTACTGATGAAGACAGTCTTAAAACAAATTTTAAGACCCAACTTGAAAAATTCAACAAAGTAGAACTAGAAGATGCTGAATTCAATCAGATTCTCACATTCTTAGAAGGTGGAACTGTATATGATAAAGCTAAAAAGCTTCGTGATAGATATCCCCTACAAAGAGAAGATGGGACATGTTATATTAAATTTTTAAACAAAAGAGACTGGTGCAAAAACCTCTTTCAAGTAACCAACCAAATAACCTTAGAAGGCAAATACAAGAATCGATATGATGTTACAATCTTAATCAATGGCCTACCACTTGTCCAAATTGAACTAAAAAAACGTGGAATTGAATTAAAGAAGGCATTTAATCAGATAAATAGATACCAATATCACTCATTCAGTGGGCTTTTCAATTATGTGCAAATATTTGTGATAAGCAACGGCGTAAACACTAAGTACTATGCCAATAATAAGAATTTAAGCTTCAAATATACATTTTACTGGAAAGATAAAGATAATAAAAATATTTCCAATCTGGAAGAATTTGCCGAATGTTTTTTAGAACGATGCCATTTATCTAAGATGATAACTAAATACATAGTTCTAAATGAAACTGAAAAGGCGCTCATGGTTCTACGAGCATACCAATACTACGCAGTAGAGGCTATACTCGATAAAGCACTAAACACTACCCACAACGGTTATGTATGGCACACTACAGGAAGTGGGAAAACACTAACCTCATTCAAAGTCAGCAAAATTCTAGCTGAAAACCCCAAAATCGATAAGATAATCTTTGTAGTTGACAGAAAAGATCTTGACTATCAAACCACTAAAGAATTCAACAGTTTTTCCGAAGATTCTGTTGATGGTACAGACCACACCAAAGCTTTAGTAAAACAACTCGCAGGGACAGAGAAACTAATAATTACCACTATACAAAAACTCACTAGGGCTGTTGAAAGACATGAAAAACGTTTGGATGGAGTAAAAAATAAAAATATTATTTTAATGTTCGATGAATGCCACCGCAGCCAGTTTGGTGAGATGCATAAAAAAATCACAGAGTTTTTTACCAATTTACAGTACTTTGGATTCACTGGAACACCTATTTTTGCAGTTAATGCTAACAAAAACAGAACAACACATGATATTTTCGGAGAACAACTACACAACTATGTAATTAAAGACGCAATCAATGATCAAAACGTCCTAGGATTTCACGTAGAATACTTCTCAACCATGAAAACTAAGGCCATCTTAGACATCGATGTAGAAGATATCAATAGAAAAGAGGCCATGGAAGCAGATGAAAGACTGGAAAAAATAGTTGACTTCATCATAGTTAATCACAAAAGAAAAACATTCAACAAAGAATTTAACGCTATCTTCGCAGTAAGTTCTGTGAAAGTTCTCAAAAAATATTATGATCTTTTTAAAAGCAAAGAACATGATTTAAAAATTGCAACCATCTTTTCTTATGATGATAATGAGGAAATTAAAGATGAAAAACATTCCAGAGAGAAGCTTGATGATTATATTGGTGATTATAATGAGTTATTTGGAACTAATTTCTCAACTGACACATTTGACCAGTACTATGTGGATGTGGCCAAAAGATCCAAAGACAAACAAATCGACATATTACTTGTCGTAAACATGTTTTTAACGGGATTCGACAACAAATTCCTCAACACCCTCTATGTAGATAAAAACCTAAAATACCACAACTTAATACAAGCATTTTCCAGAACCAACCGCCTTTTAAATGAGAAAAAAATGCAAGGAAACATTTTTTGTTTTAGGAACCTCAAAAAATTCACAGACGACGCCATCCAATTGTATTCTGATAAAGATGCTTCTGAAGTAATCTTAATGAAACCATATGAAGAATACGTCAAAGATTTCAATGAGGTTTTGATTGAGCTTATCAAATTAACTCCAGATATATATGATGTAGATGATTTACCCTCGGAAATCGAAAAAAAAGAGTTTGTTCGAATATTTAGGGAGTTACTACGTATTATAACCCGTTTATACATTTTTACAGAATTTGATTTTAATGATTTAGATATTGAGGAACAAACTTTTGAAGACTACAAAAGCAAGTATTTAGACCTTTATGAAGAGGTTAAATCCTATAATAAAACAGAAAAGGATTCTATTCTGGATGATATTGATTTTGAAATAGAACTAATAAGAAGAGATGACATCAACGTAGCTTACATTATCACATTATTAAAAGAGTTAGATTACAATAGCACATCATTTGATAAAGATAAGAAATTCATTTTAGATGCCATGGAAGGATCCCATGAGCTTAGAAGTAAACTGGAATTGATTGAAAGATTCATAAATGATAATATCCCTGAAATTGGCGATAAAGAAGAGATCGAATCAGAATTTGAAACTTTCGTTGAAAAAGAAAGAAATAATGCTGTAAGCGAACTCATCGATGATGAAAAACTACAAAAAATGGTTGCTAAAGGAATCATAGCAGAATATGAATTCTCAGGGAAAATCAGAAACGATTTAATCAAAGAATCATTTACCGAAGAACTTGGATTACTTGAACGCAGATCAAAAGTTCAGAAAATACGGGATAGAATCATTGATCTTGTAGATAAGTTCAGTTGGTAA